From Micromonospora echinospora, one genomic window encodes:
- the ilvN gene encoding acetolactate synthase small subunit, giving the protein MNLHTLSVLVENKPGVLARVSGLFSRRGFNIDSLAVGETENPDVSRITIVVNAESSPLEQVTKQLNKLVNVLKIVELDPQVSVARELLLVKVRADRAARSQVLETVNLFRARVVDVAPDTLTIEATGTPDKLDALLRDLEPFGIKEMVQSGTVAIGRGSRSITAGPSLRAA; this is encoded by the coding sequence ATGAACCTGCACACGCTGTCGGTTCTGGTGGAGAACAAACCGGGTGTCCTGGCCCGGGTCTCCGGACTCTTCTCCCGGCGCGGGTTCAACATCGACAGCCTCGCCGTCGGCGAGACGGAGAACCCGGACGTCTCCCGGATCACCATCGTGGTCAACGCCGAGTCGTCCCCGCTGGAGCAGGTCACCAAGCAGCTCAACAAGCTGGTCAACGTGCTCAAGATCGTCGAGCTGGACCCGCAGGTCTCGGTCGCCCGGGAACTCCTGCTGGTCAAGGTCCGCGCCGACCGGGCCGCCCGGAGCCAGGTGCTGGAGACGGTGAACCTCTTCCGCGCCCGGGTGGTCGACGTCGCCCCGGACACGCTGACCATCGAGGCGACCGGCACCCCCGACAAGCTGGACGCACTTCTGCGTGACCTGGAGCCCTTCGGCATCAAGGAGATGGTCCAGTCGGGCACCGTGGCGATCGGGCGTGGCTCGCGCTCGATCACCGCCGGCCCGTCGCTGCGGGCCGCCTGA
- a CDS encoding acetolactate synthase large subunit gives MTRPTPETLAHSTRRARTTAEPAADRAAVPAVPAPATPLQVSGAGSLVRSLEALGVDVVFGIPGGAILPAYDPLYDSRVRHILVRHEQGAGHAATGYAQATGRVGVCMATSGPGATNLVTPIADAYMDSVPMVAITGQVARPAIGTDAFQEADIQGITLPITKHNFLVQTPEEIPRVLAEAFHLASTGRPGPVLVDIPKDVLQAQTTFTWPPTLDLPGYRPTLHPHGKQIREAARLMTGARRPVLYVGGGVLKAGATEGLRRLAELTGIPVVTTLMARGAFPDSHQQHLGMPGMHGTVAAVYALQKSDLIVALGARFDDRVTGQLDSFAPGAAVVHADIDPAEIGKNRAADVPIVGDARHVIDELIGAVTVEHAAGRTAELTDWWAQLDELRGRYPLGYDEPADGTLAPQYVIKRLGEIVGPDAIYVAGVGQHQMWAAQFISYEKPYTWLNSGGAGTMGYAVPAAMGAKVGQPDTVVWAVDGDGCFQMTNQELATCALEGIPVKIAIINNGNLGMVRQWQTLFYGERYSNTELGTHKHRIPDFVKLAEALGCVGLRCENAADVDKTIEAAMAIDDAPVVIDFVVGKDAMVWPMVAAGTSNDEIMFARGVRPVFDEDDV, from the coding sequence ATGACGAGACCCACGCCAGAGACCCTCGCCCACTCCACCCGGCGAGCCCGGACGACCGCCGAGCCCGCCGCCGACCGTGCCGCCGTCCCGGCGGTACCCGCCCCGGCCACCCCGCTCCAGGTCTCCGGCGCCGGTTCGCTGGTGCGCTCGCTCGAGGCGCTCGGCGTCGACGTGGTCTTCGGCATCCCCGGGGGCGCGATCCTGCCGGCGTACGACCCGCTCTACGACTCCCGGGTCCGGCACATCCTGGTCCGGCACGAGCAGGGCGCGGGACACGCCGCGACCGGGTACGCGCAGGCCACCGGCCGGGTCGGGGTCTGCATGGCCACCTCCGGCCCGGGCGCGACGAACCTGGTCACCCCGATCGCCGACGCGTACATGGACTCGGTGCCGATGGTGGCGATCACCGGTCAGGTGGCGCGCCCGGCGATCGGCACGGACGCCTTCCAGGAGGCGGACATCCAGGGCATCACGCTGCCGATCACCAAGCACAACTTCCTGGTGCAGACGCCCGAGGAGATCCCGCGGGTGCTGGCCGAGGCGTTCCACCTGGCCTCCACCGGGCGTCCCGGGCCGGTGCTGGTCGACATTCCCAAGGACGTCCTCCAGGCGCAGACCACCTTCACCTGGCCGCCCACCCTCGACCTGCCCGGCTACCGGCCGACCCTGCACCCGCACGGCAAGCAGATCCGGGAGGCGGCCCGGCTGATGACCGGCGCCCGCCGGCCGGTGCTCTACGTCGGCGGCGGCGTGCTCAAGGCCGGGGCCACCGAGGGGCTGCGCCGGCTCGCCGAGCTGACCGGCATCCCGGTGGTCACCACGCTGATGGCGCGCGGGGCGTTCCCCGACTCGCACCAGCAGCACCTGGGCATGCCCGGCATGCACGGCACGGTCGCCGCGGTGTACGCGTTGCAGAAGTCGGACCTGATCGTGGCGCTGGGGGCGCGCTTCGACGACCGGGTGACCGGCCAGCTGGACTCCTTCGCCCCCGGCGCGGCCGTGGTGCACGCCGACATCGACCCGGCCGAGATCGGCAAGAACCGGGCGGCGGACGTGCCGATCGTCGGTGACGCCCGGCACGTGATCGACGAGCTGATCGGCGCGGTCACCGTCGAGCACGCCGCCGGCCGGACGGCCGAGCTGACCGACTGGTGGGCGCAGCTCGACGAGCTGCGTGGGCGTTACCCGCTCGGCTACGACGAGCCCGCCGACGGCACCCTCGCCCCGCAGTACGTGATCAAACGGCTCGGTGAGATCGTCGGCCCGGACGCGATCTACGTGGCCGGGGTCGGGCAGCACCAGATGTGGGCGGCGCAGTTCATCTCGTACGAGAAGCCGTACACCTGGCTGAACTCCGGCGGCGCCGGCACGATGGGCTACGCCGTCCCGGCCGCGATGGGCGCGAAGGTCGGCCAGCCGGACACGGTGGTCTGGGCGGTGGACGGCGACGGCTGCTTCCAGATGACCAACCAGGAACTGGCCACCTGTGCCCTGGAGGGCATCCCGGTCAAGATCGCCATCATCAACAACGGCAACCTGGGCATGGTCCGGCAGTGGCAGACCCTCTTCTACGGGGAGCGGTACTCCAACACCGAGCTGGGCACCCACAAGCACCGCATCCCGGACTTCGTCAAGCTGGCCGAGGCGCTCGGCTGCGTCGGGCTGCGCTGCGAGAACGCCGCCGACGTGGACAAGACCATCGAGGCCGCGATGGCGATCGACGACGCGCCGGTGGTGATCGACTTCGTGGTCGGCAAGGACGCGATGGTCTGGCCGATGGTCGCCGCCGGCACCAGCAACGACGAGATCATGTTCGCCCGCGGCGTCCGCCCGGTCTTCGACGAGGACGACGTCTGA